ATCTTTCTTTGCTGCAGTCTTGTTCGGCCTTGCGAACCGAACAACACGACGCCCTCGAGGTGTCGGTGAAATTATCGGCGCTCGGGCAGGGCATCGCTCGTTCGCTCGCACTCGACGGCGCACGCACCATCTGTTCCGCCGCCGCCCGGGCAGGTATGTGGGTGACAGTGGATGCGGAGGACCACACGACTACGGATGCGAGGTTGTCCGTCGTAAGGGAATTACGGCAGGAGTTTTCCGACGTCGGCACCGTGCTGCAGGCCTATCTCATGCGCACCGCGGACGACTGCCGCGAGTTCTCCGGCCCCCACTCTCGGATTCGCTTGTGCAAGGGCGCATACAACGAACCACTTGCGGTCGCCTACGGAAGCCCTGGTGACGTCGCCGACTCGTATGTGCGGTGTCTCCGAATCCTCATGGATGGCGACGGCTACCCGATGGTTGCGTCCCACGACCCCGAGATGATCCACGCTGCAGCACGATGTGCCGAATCTTCCGGTCGGACAGAAGTCGACTACGAATACCAGATGCTGTTCGGAATCCGCGAGGCCGAACAACTTCGCCTGGCAGCCGAAGGGAAGAACCTTCGGGTCTACGTTCCCTACGGCAATCAGTGGTACGGCTACTTCATGCGCCGCCTGGCCGAGCGGCCTGCGAACCTCATGTTCTTCCTTCGCTCACTGCTCACGCGCAAGTAAGGCCGCTCGTTCGCGCACTTCCTGCACGGCCGAGCGGATGAGATCGGAGTCGGAACCGTCTGCCCTCGAACCGATTTCGAGCTCGATGACGTCGTTCAGCATTCGCGCGGGCAAGCTCTGCACGAGCTGTGGACGCACGGGGAGTATGCCCACCACAAAAATTTGCTCGACCGTCTCGGTGTCGTACATTTCGGCGACGATCTCGACGACGGTCTTCTCCCCTGCGCGGTGTCGTGGCGCAGTTCCGGACTCGACCGTAATCGAACTCGTCGCGACGCCCCGGGCATCGAAGGTGTCGATATCGGCGCCGCGTTGATCCACCGATACGACGACATAGGGTCCTGCGTCGTCGAGCGGATCGGATTCGGTGTCCACTCTCGGCACACCGACGAATCGGGCCTCGGTCGGCTCGGCCCCCGGCTCCCAGTCGGACGCGTCCCGCGCGGCCTCGACAGGCGCCCCTGCGGACACCGCATCGTGCACCGAATCTGTCTGCATATGCTCGCGCTCACTGCTCGTCGACATCTGAAGGGGGTGCCCAGGTCTCCGCGCACCAAACATCACGACCGTTGTGTCTTTCACCGAGACGTACCGTAGGGCTCATGACACTTCGTTCTGCGGACGCCGTGGTGATCGGCGCCGGACACAACGGACTCGTAGCGGCTGCTGCATTGGCAGACGCAGGCTGGGACGTAGTAATTCTGGAGGCCGGCCCCGAAGCCGGAGGCGCTGTCCGCAGTGCCGAGCTCATACCAGGATTCAGCAGTGATCTCTTCAGTGCTTTCTATCCGTTGGGCGCCGCGTCACCCGTGATGACCTCACTCGACCTCGAGCATCATGGCCTGCGGTGGTCGCGTTCGCCCACCGTCTACGGCCACGCACGCTCCTCGATGGACGAGTCCGCCCCCGTCGTCCACAACGACGTCGCCGATACCGCCGCGGCGTTGGCCCAATACGACAGTCGCGATGGCGATGCCTGGTTCGACCTGTTCGATCAGTGGACGAAGATCCGGAAGCCGATGCTCGACGCCTTCTTCGGACCGTTCCCGCCGGTGCGCGCCGCTGCGTCGTTGGCCAGAACCTTGGGTGCCGCGGACGTTCTGCGGTTCGGGCGGTTCATGGCTCTACCGGCACGCGTCATGGCGCACGAGCTCTTCCGAAGCGAGGCCGCCAGGTGCCTCCTGCTGGGCAATGCCATGCACGGTGACGCCCCTTCCGACGCGCCCGTCAGTGGTGCGATGGGCTATCTGCTGACGATGTTGGCGCAGGACGTCGGATATCCGGTGCCTACGGGTGGCGCGAGCAAGCTCGCCGATGCGCTCGTGAGCCGTGCAGGCAAGGCGGAACTGCGCTGCGGCAGCCCGGTCGATCGCATCGATGTCGCCGGCGGACGTGTGTCAGCGGTTCATACGGAGGGTGGGGATACGGTGTTCGTCCGTCGGGCCGTCATAGCCGACGTCTCCGCACCGATGCTCTACGGTTCCTTGCTTCCGGTTGACGCGGTACCCCGACGGGTGCACGAGGATCTCCGCAACTTCGAATGGGATACCCCAGTGGTCAAGGTCAACTACGCCCTCGACCGCCCCATCCCGTGGCGCTCGGCAAGCCTCTCGGGTGCCGGGACCGTGCATCTGGGCGCCGACGACGACGGCCTGGTCCGATGGTTGGCCGATCTGACCACCGGGGTGCTCCCGGAACGTCCGTTCATGCTGTTCGGGCAGATGACCACGGCAGACGCCTCCAGATCACCGGCGGGCACCGAGAGCGCCTGGGCGTACACGCATTTGCCGCGCGGAGTGACCGACGACGCGTCAGCCGATACTGTCGCCGACCGGGTACGCGAGGTGCTCGAAGAACACGCCCCCGGGTTCAGCGGGTCGATCATCGCCGAGGTGGTCCAGCGACCGTCCGATCTGATGGGCGAGAACGGCAATCTCTACGGCGGCGCGGTCAACGGCGGAACCGCACAGTTG
This region of Rhodococcus sp. PAMC28707 genomic DNA includes:
- a CDS encoding NAD(P)/FAD-dependent oxidoreductase, translating into MTLRSADAVVIGAGHNGLVAAAALADAGWDVVILEAGPEAGGAVRSAELIPGFSSDLFSAFYPLGAASPVMTSLDLEHHGLRWSRSPTVYGHARSSMDESAPVVHNDVADTAAALAQYDSRDGDAWFDLFDQWTKIRKPMLDAFFGPFPPVRAAASLARTLGAADVLRFGRFMALPARVMAHELFRSEAARCLLLGNAMHGDAPSDAPVSGAMGYLLTMLAQDVGYPVPTGGASKLADALVSRAGKAELRCGSPVDRIDVAGGRVSAVHTEGGDTVFVRRAVIADVSAPMLYGSLLPVDAVPRRVHEDLRNFEWDTPVVKVNYALDRPIPWRSASLSGAGTVHLGADDDGLVRWLADLTTGVLPERPFMLFGQMTTADASRSPAGTESAWAYTHLPRGVTDDASADTVADRVREVLEEHAPGFSGSIIAEVVQRPSDLMGENGNLYGGAVNGGTAQLQQQLIFRPTPGLGRSETVVEGLFLGSSSAHPGGGVHGAAGMNAARAALGQQGPLGRIRKKVTSSLLELVTRDREER
- a CDS encoding proline dehydrogenase family protein, whose amino-acid sequence is MSAVVANPLRPALLAAARSARLEAMVSRFPLTRTLVDRFVAGESESDAMAAVRSLLASGRKVSVDYLGEDTTDVATAKATVDAYLSLLQSCSALRTEQHDALEVSVKLSALGQGIARSLALDGARTICSAAARAGMWVTVDAEDHTTTDARLSVVRELRQEFSDVGTVLQAYLMRTADDCREFSGPHSRIRLCKGAYNEPLAVAYGSPGDVADSYVRCLRILMDGDGYPMVASHDPEMIHAAARCAESSGRTEVDYEYQMLFGIREAEQLRLAAEGKNLRVYVPYGNQWYGYFMRRLAERPANLMFFLRSLLTRK